A stretch of the Dyella telluris genome encodes the following:
- a CDS encoding helix-turn-helix domain-containing protein: MCSAYGTRLGQSFGVSSLATLLATPVRKAVFAMTDVRLNTPMERPTAPLPRDRAYVIAVNLLPLQDHEMWIEGRSVSRGPLQEGAVMVADLQQNPTFYAVGPFHSIWLQVPMDGLAINDGAMDGVLSCATGEAIADPFVVVLARTMLAMVNCGHRPSQTLVDHLFLALRGHLLDTYGAMPASQPRNANRGLLPWQHRRATALITEHLASGISLQSMADACQLAPSTFLRAFRNTFGETPHQWLIGKRIDKALDLMVDRCISLADIALSVGFADQSHFTRVFVGRMGVSPGAWRSASRGKALAAAE, translated from the coding sequence ATGTGTAGTGCCTACGGTACACGTCTTGGTCAATCATTTGGGGTTTCAAGCCTGGCGACGCTGCTGGCCACCCCAGTTCGCAAGGCCGTTTTCGCCATGACGGACGTGCGGCTGAATACTCCCATGGAACGTCCGACCGCTCCGTTGCCTCGTGATCGCGCTTACGTGATTGCCGTTAATTTGCTGCCGCTGCAAGATCATGAAATGTGGATTGAGGGCCGTAGTGTAAGTCGAGGCCCCTTGCAGGAGGGCGCAGTAATGGTCGCGGACTTGCAGCAGAACCCTACGTTCTACGCCGTCGGCCCATTTCATTCGATCTGGCTTCAGGTGCCAATGGATGGCTTGGCGATAAACGATGGCGCAATGGACGGTGTGCTTAGCTGCGCCACGGGTGAGGCAATCGCTGACCCATTTGTTGTGGTGCTGGCCCGTACGATGCTGGCCATGGTCAATTGCGGTCATCGACCTAGTCAGACGCTAGTAGATCACCTATTCCTAGCCTTGCGCGGGCATCTGCTGGATACCTACGGGGCGATGCCGGCGAGCCAGCCACGGAACGCCAATCGCGGACTTCTACCCTGGCAGCATCGGCGCGCCACTGCGTTGATCACAGAGCATCTTGCCAGCGGCATTTCACTACAGTCGATGGCGGATGCCTGCCAGCTGGCCCCGAGTACGTTCCTGCGCGCCTTTCGCAATACATTTGGTGAAACGCCGCATCAGTGGCTGATTGGCAAGCGCATCGATAAGGCACTGGACCTGATGGTGGACCGTTGCATTTCACTTGCAGATATTGCGCTGTCCGTTGGCTTTGCGGACCAAAGTCATTTCACTCGCGTGTTCGTGGGGCGGATGGGAGTCAGTCCCGGAGCCTGGCGCAGCGCGAGTCGCGGCAAGGCTCTTGCTGCGGCGGAGTAG
- a CDS encoding response regulator transcription factor yields MDTSQKTIRVLLADDHPIMRDGLRSSIDFEPDMSVVGEASDGQEALDRYRELLPDVALIDLQMPNADGLQAIQAIRALYPDACLVVLTTYPGDARVRRALESGAIAYLLKTADRQDMLAAIRAAAAGRRVLAKEAADDLHAHEGYELLTPRELSVLRLVAEGNGNRDIAQKLCISEDTVKARMKTILDKLDAEDRTHAVTIALRRGFMD; encoded by the coding sequence TTGGACACGTCACAAAAGACCATCCGCGTACTACTCGCAGACGATCATCCGATTATGCGGGACGGTTTGCGCTCATCTATTGACTTCGAACCGGACATGTCAGTGGTTGGCGAGGCATCGGATGGCCAGGAAGCTCTGGATCGGTACAGGGAGTTGCTCCCCGATGTGGCATTGATTGACCTCCAAATGCCTAATGCTGACGGTTTGCAGGCCATCCAGGCCATCCGCGCCTTGTATCCGGATGCGTGCTTAGTTGTATTGACCACCTACCCTGGTGACGCGCGTGTTCGACGTGCACTCGAGTCCGGCGCGATCGCCTATTTGCTCAAAACGGCAGACCGGCAGGACATGCTCGCGGCCATACGTGCAGCAGCGGCTGGGCGCCGAGTCTTGGCTAAAGAGGCGGCCGACGACCTTCATGCCCATGAAGGCTACGAGCTGCTCACCCCTCGGGAGCTCAGTGTCCTTCGCTTGGTTGCAGAAGGAAACGGCAATCGCGATATTGCGCAGAAGCTGTGTATTTCCGAAGACACCGTGAAGGCCAGAATGAAGACCATTCTGGATAAACTCGATGCTGAGGATCGTACGCACGCCGTCACCATCGCACTGCGGCGAGGCTTCATGGACTAA